Proteins encoded in a region of the Apium graveolens cultivar Ventura unplaced genomic scaffold, ASM990537v1 ctg5403, whole genome shotgun sequence genome:
- the LOC141702648 gene encoding uncharacterized protein LOC141702648, producing MGNILAISRFSKEVDDSENNRCGGADGHHSTHTSGSASHRTVAAHWKMKYNREPTADQVFLLTHTKRVKKKKNLQYGENGEDDDDDEDDLDSGVERIWVDKKSQQTYETFLRLCELHEKAGEPVDKNAIFLEAAGGVDKKKRVYGVGSSQSIFYGSKITPTCSSSFPNAENQKLQEELKLMKDKMKKMENQIAKILEATSAQAVQSPTTPNADLESENDDE from the exons ATGGGTAACATTTTGGCAATCTCTAGATTTTCAAAGGAAGTCGATGATTCAGAAAATAATCGTTGCGGCGGGGCTGATGGCCACCATTCAACACACACGAGCGGTTCTGCCTCCCATAGGACGGTTGCAGCTCATTGG AAAATGAAGTACAATCGCGAGCCAACTGCAGATCAGGTGTTTTTATTGACGCACACTAAACgtgtgaagaaaaagaagaatttGCAATATGGCGAGAATGGCGAGGATGACGACGATGATGAGGATGACCTTGACTCTGGTGTCGAAAGGATTTGGGTTGATAAAAAAAGCCAACAAACATAT GAAACATTCCTGAGACTTTGTGAGCTCCATGAGAAAGCTGGAGAGCCTGTTGATAAGAATGCTATTTTTCTTGAGGCAGCAGGAGGTGTTGACAAGAAAAAGAGGGTCTATGGAGTTGGTTCATCGCAAAGTATCTTTTATGGCTCAAAGATTACTCCTACTTGCAGTTCATCCTTTCCCAATGCAGAAAATCAGAAGTTGCAAGAGGAATTAAAATTGATGAAGGATAAAATGAAAAAAATGGAGAACCAAATTGCCAAAATTCTCGAGGCTACTTCTGCTCAAGCTGTTCAGTCCCCTACCACTCCTAACGCTGATCTGGAAAGCGAGAATGATGATGAGTAA